A genomic region of Glycine max cultivar Williams 82 chromosome 15, Glycine_max_v4.0, whole genome shotgun sequence contains the following coding sequences:
- the LOC112999600 gene encoding uncharacterized protein, whose amino-acid sequence MTRGKKAIMIEGERRISDDQEVVAGEEEDQKEAPYPLVPSKEEKERHLARFLDIFKKLEITIPFGEALQQMPLYSKFLKDLLTRKSKYIHSDNIVVEGNCSVGIQRILPPKHKDPRSVTILCSSVIEDVLVKVQHFTFPADFVAMDIEEHAEIPLILGHPFMLTAGCVVDMGKGKLEMGIDDQKIKFDLFDAEKHLLDQNVCLKVEELKNEMVMMARAKLAPDP is encoded by the exons ATGACTAGAGGCAAGAAAGCAATCATGATTGAAGGTGAAAGGAGGATTAGTGATGACCAAGAAGTAGTGgctggagaagaagaagacca GAAGGAAGCACCATACCCTCTGGTGCCATCAAAGGAAGAGAAGGAGCGACATTTGGCtcgtttccttgatatcttcaagaaattggagataacCATTCCCTTTGGAGAAGCCCTACAACAAATGCCACTCTATTCtaagtttttgaaagatttgctTACTAGAAAGAGCAAATATATCCACAGTGATAACATTGTGGTGGAAGGGAACTGTAGTGTGGGGATACAAAGAATCCTTCCACCTAAGCATAAGGATCCTAGGAGTGTTACTATTCTCTGCTCTAGTGTGATTGAAGATGTTCTAGTCAAGGTGCAGCATTTTACTTTCCCTGCGGATTTTGTTGCGATGGATATTGAAGAGCACGCTGAAATTCCTTTGATTTTGGGCCATCCCTTCATGTTAACCGCCGGTTGTGTGGTGGATATGGGAAAAGGTAAACTGGAAATGGGCATAGATGATCAgaagatcaagtttgatctaTTTGATGCAGAAAAGCACTTACTTGACCAGAATGTATGTTTAAAGGTTGAGGAACTTAAGAATGAGATGGTTATGATGGCTAGAGCCAAGCTTGCTCCTGACCCATGA